Proteins found in one Candidatus Poribacteria bacterium genomic segment:
- a CDS encoding DUF262 domain-containing protein: MNNAKTLGDVSNSIEDVLGLDYQYKVPLYQRRYVWEEANWEKLWGDILYQENLKRDPGERPSGLQGHFTGPIVTLPIEGEQNKFEVIDGQQRLTTFQIIFCVIRDLWIADIPLKSAAERYIMYGDTHKFVPTTYDKETFEKVVEGDYGKAIAPAFDERQNCLIPEKIEEARLSIFGTKRVSPNILKVYDDFYEKIRKYLGTDRTKAVTLIATIEDDFKLIHLTLGTPEQAERIFESINATGRMLSDFDYLRNYLFLRARELGKNGQGKLYRDIYYKDHWGFENTSNYWDASKLKAFFRTFLMAVWNPNYFKGEDTKSFEEYRAYSKSLDSKFSTNKDRIEYEFEQLNSYAESYEELRNADSTSEVGEHRQFYTDLGLRSLDAFLLFIKRNYPCELTGTRGVCSILESYIVRQMFVYGDDPNIQNEKIEESYTYINDLFLPAIKHGEFDRRNFVESLQQSWPGDQQVVDAFLNTESKSREIVEYIFKKMMEYEAIWNFEEQANFDAEIRETLQNQGAQENLGKFNLLWPPLFHFTQ, from the coding sequence ATGAATAACGCGAAAACATTAGGCGATGTTAGCAATAGCATTGAGGATGTATTAGGTCTTGACTATCAATATAAGGTGCCGCTTTACCAGCGACGTTACGTCTGGGAGGAGGCAAACTGGGAAAAACTCTGGGGAGATATCCTTTATCAGGAGAATTTAAAGCGTGATCCGGGAGAGCGTCCCTCTGGTCTTCAAGGGCATTTCACCGGACCTATTGTAACACTTCCGATTGAAGGAGAGCAAAATAAGTTTGAAGTGATTGATGGGCAGCAACGCCTCACAACTTTTCAAATTATATTCTGTGTCATTAGAGATCTATGGATTGCAGACATACCATTGAAAAGTGCCGCTGAGCGTTACATTATGTACGGAGATACCCATAAATTCGTCCCCACAACCTATGACAAAGAAACATTTGAAAAAGTGGTAGAGGGAGACTATGGGAAGGCTATTGCCCCAGCATTTGATGAAAGGCAAAACTGTTTGATACCTGAAAAAATAGAAGAAGCAAGATTATCTATATTTGGTACAAAAAGAGTTAGTCCCAATATCCTTAAGGTCTACGATGATTTTTATGAGAAAATCAGAAAGTACTTAGGTACAGATCGCACAAAAGCAGTTACTCTAATCGCTACTATTGAGGATGATTTTAAACTCATTCATCTAACGCTTGGTACACCAGAACAAGCGGAAAGGATATTTGAATCTATCAATGCAACGGGGAGAATGCTCTCGGATTTTGATTATCTTAGAAACTACCTTTTCTTACGTGCCAGAGAACTTGGGAAAAACGGCCAGGGCAAACTTTATAGGGATATATATTATAAAGACCATTGGGGTTTTGAAAACACTTCTAATTATTGGGATGCAAGCAAACTAAAAGCGTTTTTCCGGACGTTTCTCATGGCTGTGTGGAATCCGAATTATTTTAAAGGAGAAGACACTAAATCCTTTGAGGAATATCGAGCGTATAGTAAATCTCTAGACAGCAAGTTTTCAACTAATAAGGATAGAATTGAATATGAGTTTGAGCAATTAAATTCCTATGCAGAATCTTATGAAGAGTTAAGGAATGCAGATTCCACTTCCGAAGTTGGCGAACATAGGCAATTTTATACAGACCTTGGGCTTCGTTCCTTGGATGCATTCCTATTGTTTATCAAACGCAACTATCCTTGTGAGCTTACTGGTACAAGAGGCGTTTGCTCAATTTTGGAATCCTATATAGTGAGACAAATGTTCGTCTATGGAGACGATCCAAATATACAAAATGAAAAGATCGAAGAAAGTTATACTTATATAAACGATCTTTTTCTTCCTGCAATTAAACACGGTGAATTCGATAGAAGGAATTTCGTAGAATCTTTGCAACAGAGTTGGCCTGGTGACCAACAAGTTGTGGATGCTTTTCTAAACACCGAATCTAAAAGTCGTGAGATCGTTGAGTACATATTCAAAAAAATGATGGAGTACGAGGCAATATGGAATTTCGAGGAACAAGCGAACTTTGATGCAGAAATTCGGGAAACTTTACAAAATCAAGGAGCTCAGGAAAACCTGGGTAAGTTTAACCTCCTATGGCCACCTCTCTTTCACTTCACTCAATAA
- a CDS encoding S1 RNA-binding domain-containing protein, whose protein sequence is MNSTRASVHSLFRNKVQYQVPLYQRRYVWNKTNWKTLWENILDQKKLKAVGDRGHFTGPIVTRLIEKQQNRFEVIDGQQRLTTFQIIFCVIRDLCSKSPSLCQFEKDAEDHVRNDDIAIENLRLQDPLSELPEPIYKFIPTDYDNLAFKKIVQREYGRAILAASSVEEARVKVFGEEKFSHRILDTYDYFYMVITDLEEISNEIPNLLETIKNNLDLVQITPGRSQQAEKIFESVNATGRSLSEFDYLRNNLFLRADDKSVTLYKYLWFENDPDYDWSDNRLESFFQAFLMAKLGPDALNDDAKLFDVYEQNLVIPNVENEFEDIKNFAGTYKKLDVDPDMLDVDPEFKTRMQFYEDLRVYENEESYLDFESQHYYNVTVVRAFIMHLQEELKRPRSEILKVLEILESYIVRRMLVDTVTGRYAYNTIKAFFRNLCKPEEFTLDSLEEHLASGQSWISNNVVENWFKGNEYHYQSDWFAQALGFTERYIFYRIENWKRMDAGEKPLNFTAKEFPISRKRVRTLTQLSYNEDAWASLGNLTFCWENDTRQGRNKFDEKKLWGNEVNRKLKLNSEICNKSEWDLNEIDDRERELFFIFREIWKENSIIEKRREDIKKKYQVGSEVLGRVVNIVKFGVFVELELGIDGLVHVSEMVWTSRKVEPAEIVSKGESVTVKILEISEKEQRIRLSLKRMQPDPWVEAAEKYKAGSVVKGRIVELTDFGAFAELGEGIEGLIHISELSYRRVEKPEAIISRGEELYLKVIELDPKERRVSLSLKAMQPDPWEEVVNKYKVGSVVKGKIVKFTRYGVIIELEEGIRGLIYNSELAYRHIKNPEDVVSLGQKLDLKVIRLDRKARGIRLSLKQTQHDPWVEVWGKYEVGSVVRGKIVDILDRGVYVELNEEITTFIHISELAYRQIENPDEIVSVGEKYMLKVIELDMQKRRISLSLKAMQPDPWENIKTKYPVGSEVQGTVVKINPSGAALQLENGVEGVVKCEDMGWFNIHNIHPSEIVKKGEKINVKIIGILEKEGAISLSIRETQPNPWTQIPEKYKVGSIVRGKIVSLTDSVAFAELSKGIQGLIRISELANRPIEKPEEVVSVGDELNLKVIKFDPEKRQIDLSLKAASWEEFTKNNKVGSIVRGKIVSLTDSVAFAELSKGIQGLIRISELANRPIEKPEEVVSVGDELNLKVIEVDVVEKRRINLSLRAVVKES, encoded by the coding sequence ATGAATTCAACTAGAGCTAGTGTACATAGTCTATTCCGTAATAAAGTTCAATACCAGGTTCCGCTTTATCAACGGCGCTATGTTTGGAATAAAACGAATTGGAAAACACTTTGGGAAAATATCCTTGATCAAAAAAAATTAAAGGCTGTGGGGGATAGAGGACATTTCACCGGACCTATTGTAACACGTCTCATTGAAAAACAACAAAATAGGTTTGAAGTGATTGATGGGCAGCAACGCCTCACAACTTTTCAAATCATCTTTTGTGTCATTAGGGATCTATGTAGTAAGTCACCGAGCCTTTGTCAATTTGAAAAAGACGCAGAGGATCATGTAAGGAATGATGATATTGCTATAGAAAACCTCAGACTACAAGATCCTTTGAGTGAACTACCTGAGCCTATTTATAAATTTATCCCTACAGACTACGATAATTTGGCTTTTAAAAAAATAGTTCAAAGAGAATATGGCCGGGCTATTCTCGCAGCATCTAGCGTAGAGGAAGCTAGAGTAAAAGTATTTGGTGAAGAAAAGTTTAGTCACAGGATCCTTGATACCTACGATTATTTTTATATGGTAATTACGGATTTAGAGGAAATTTCCAACGAAATACCTAATCTCCTTGAAACTATCAAGAACAATTTGGACCTAGTTCAAATAACACCCGGTCGATCACAGCAGGCAGAAAAGATATTTGAATCAGTCAATGCAACAGGAAGGAGCCTTTCGGAGTTTGATTACCTCAGGAATAACCTTTTCCTGCGTGCTGATGACAAGAGTGTGACCTTGTATAAGTATCTCTGGTTTGAAAATGATCCTGATTATGATTGGAGCGATAACAGATTGGAATCGTTTTTTCAGGCGTTTCTTATGGCAAAATTGGGCCCCGATGCTCTTAACGATGACGCAAAATTATTTGATGTATACGAACAGAATTTGGTAATTCCTAATGTAGAAAATGAATTTGAAGATATAAAGAATTTTGCGGGCACGTATAAAAAATTGGACGTGGATCCGGATATGTTGGACGTGGATCCAGAATTCAAAACCCGAATGCAATTTTACGAAGACCTTCGCGTTTATGAAAACGAAGAAAGTTATTTGGATTTTGAATCGCAACATTACTATAATGTCACAGTTGTTCGAGCTTTTATTATGCATTTACAAGAGGAGTTAAAGAGACCTCGTAGTGAAATCCTTAAGGTACTTGAAATTCTAGAGTCTTATATAGTGCGGCGGATGTTGGTTGATACTGTTACCGGCCGCTATGCTTATAATACAATAAAAGCCTTTTTTCGCAATTTGTGCAAACCCGAAGAATTTACCCTTGATAGCCTTGAAGAACACTTAGCTAGTGGCCAAAGTTGGATATCTAACAATGTGGTTGAGAACTGGTTTAAAGGGAACGAGTATCATTATCAATCCGATTGGTTTGCACAAGCCTTAGGGTTTACAGAACGTTACATCTTCTATCGAATCGAAAATTGGAAGAGGATGGATGCGGGTGAAAAACCGCTAAATTTTACAGCAAAGGAATTCCCGATTTCTCGGAAACGCGTGCGTACTCTTACGCAATTATCGTACAATGAGGATGCGTGGGCAAGTCTCGGAAATCTAACTTTCTGTTGGGAGAACGACACAAGACAGGGAAGAAATAAGTTTGATGAAAAAAAACTTTGGGGGAATGAGGTTAATCGAAAACTGAAATTAAACAGTGAAATATGCAATAAGTCAGAATGGGATCTCAATGAAATTGATGACAGAGAACGAGAACTATTTTTTATTTTTCGCGAAATATGGAAGGAAAATTCTATTATTGAGAAACGTAGGGAAGATATTAAAAAGAAATATCAGGTCGGTTCAGAAGTTCTAGGACGGGTTGTTAATATCGTCAAGTTTGGCGTGTTTGTTGAGTTAGAACTTGGAATTGATGGACTCGTCCATGTTTCGGAGATGGTGTGGACTTCCCGCAAAGTTGAACCTGCGGAAATTGTCAGTAAAGGTGAAAGTGTTACAGTCAAAATACTTGAAATTTCAGAGAAAGAACAAAGGATTAGGCTGAGCCTGAAACGAATGCAGCCTGATCCTTGGGTAGAAGCCGCTGAGAAATACAAAGCTGGTTCTGTTGTAAAGGGGAGAATCGTTGAACTTACTGATTTTGGTGCATTCGCTGAACTTGGGGAAGGAATTGAAGGGCTCATTCACATTTCTGAACTTTCGTACCGACGCGTCGAAAAACCGGAAGCGATTATATCACGTGGGGAAGAGTTGTATCTGAAGGTGATTGAGTTAGATCCAAAAGAAAGAAGAGTCTCATTGAGTTTGAAGGCGATGCAGCCTGATCCTTGGGAAGAGGTTGTTAACAAGTACAAAGTTGGTTCTGTTGTAAAGGGGAAAATCGTCAAGTTTACTCGTTACGGTGTGATCATTGAACTAGAAGAAGGAATTAGAGGATTGATTTACAACTCTGAGCTTGCATATCGACACATCAAAAACCCAGAAGATGTTGTATCACTTGGACAAAAGTTGGATCTGAAGGTAATTAGGTTGGATCGGAAAGCCCGGGGGATCAGGCTGAGCTTAAAACAAACACAACATGATCCTTGGGTAGAAGTCTGGGGGAAATATGAGGTTGGCTCTGTTGTACGAGGGAAAATTGTCGATATCCTTGATCGTGGAGTGTATGTTGAATTAAACGAAGAAATTACAACCTTTATTCATATTTCCGAATTAGCATATCGGCAAATTGAAAACCCTGATGAGATTGTATCAGTTGGAGAGAAATACATGCTAAAAGTGATTGAGTTAGATATGCAAAAAAGAAGAATCTCATTGAGCTTAAAAGCAATGCAGCCTGATCCGTGGGAAAATATTAAAACGAAATATCCCGTTGGTTCAGAAGTTCAGGGTACCGTTGTCAAAATCAACCCATCTGGTGCAGCTCTCCAATTAGAAAATGGCGTTGAAGGAGTAGTCAAGTGCGAAGATATGGGGTGGTTTAATATCCACAACATTCACCCTTCAGAAATTGTAAAAAAGGGCGAGAAAATTAATGTTAAAATAATTGGTATTTTAGAAAAGGAAGGAGCGATTTCGCTAAGTATAAGAGAGACACAGCCCAATCCTTGGACCCAAATACCTGAAAAATATAAAGTTGGCTCAATTGTGCGGGGGAAAATTGTCAGTCTCACTGATTCTGTTGCGTTTGCTGAACTGTCAAAAGGAATTCAAGGCTTAATTCGTATTTCTGAATTAGCAAATAGGCCGATTGAAAAACCAGAGGAAGTTGTGTCAGTTGGAGACGAATTAAACCTGAAAGTGATTAAGTTTGATCCAGAAAAGAGGCAGATTGACTTGAGTTTGAAGGCAGCATCTTGGGAAGAATTTACTAAGAATAATAAAGTTGGCTCAATTGTGCGGGGGAAAATTGTCAGTCTCACTGATTCTGTTGCGTTTGCTGAACTGTCAAAAGGAATTCAAGGCTTAATTCGTATTTCTGAATTAGCAAATAGGCCGATTGAAAAACCAGAGGAAGTTGTATCAGTTGGAGACGAATTAAACCTGAAAGTGATTGAGGTGGATGTTGTGGAAAAAAGACGAATTAATTTGAGTTTAAGAGCGGTAGTTAAGGAGTCATGA
- a CDS encoding class I SAM-dependent methyltransferase codes for MQADRIKNLFSVIARHYDFLNTLLSLKRDKSWRHETVKVSDVKTASKVLDVCTGTGELALAYSDKIGAEGFVIGSDFCFEMLVIGNQKVGTGRGEQKRGRMEEGKDGDPNLPPFHPSSPTPSLLPTPSASPRFLAADTLILPFLDDTFDVVSVGFGIRNVVDLEMGIREMTRVAAPGGRVVILEFTQPVNPLFRSLYYFYFTKILPFVGNLISRNKDDAYGYLPRSVMKFPNCDALKTVMEQCGLTDVQYYRKTFGIVAIHFGKKAE; via the coding sequence ATGCAAGCAGACAGGATAAAAAATTTATTTTCTGTCATCGCGCGTCATTACGATTTTCTCAACACATTGCTAAGTCTCAAACGCGACAAAAGTTGGCGACACGAAACCGTCAAGGTCAGTGATGTCAAAACAGCGAGCAAGGTGTTAGATGTCTGTACAGGGACGGGTGAACTTGCCCTTGCATACTCGGACAAAATTGGGGCGGAGGGTTTTGTCATCGGTTCAGATTTCTGCTTCGAGATGCTCGTTATCGGAAATCAGAAAGTCGGAACTGGAAGAGGGGAACAAAAGAGAGGAAGGATGGAAGAAGGGAAGGATGGGGACCCCAACCTTCCACCTTTCCATCCTTCCAGTCCAACGCCTTCCCTCCTTCCAACCCCTTCTGCCAGCCCCCGTTTCCTGGCAGCGGATACCCTCATTCTGCCCTTTTTGGACGATACTTTCGATGTCGTCTCTGTAGGCTTCGGCATTCGGAACGTTGTAGATTTAGAGATGGGGATACGTGAGATGACACGCGTTGCCGCGCCGGGAGGTCGGGTCGTTATCTTAGAGTTTACACAACCCGTGAATCCACTATTTCGGAGTCTTTACTATTTCTATTTTACAAAGATATTACCCTTCGTGGGGAACTTAATCTCACGTAACAAAGACGATGCGTACGGGTATCTCCCCCGTTCAGTTATGAAATTTCCGAATTGCGATGCGCTGAAAACGGTGATGGAGCAGTGTGGATTGACAGATGTACAGTATTATCGAAAAACTTTCGGAATCGTTGCAATTCACTTTGGGAAGAAAGCTGAATAA
- the pheT gene encoding phenylalanine--tRNA ligase subunit beta, with the protein MNVTLNWLKTYIDFDLSPSELADRLTMLGIEVESIKQLGAGLEGVVVGSVSSIRPHPNADKLVLCQVDVGEVEELQIVCGAPNVREGMLAPVATIGATLPIGLTIKRAKLRGETSQGMLCSEKELGLSDDAAGLMELPADTPLGTPLSEALRLDDVVFELEITPNRPDCLSLIGIAREIRAETGNPLKLPSVDLKESETDIQELTSVTIDAPDLCPRYAARVIQGIKVGESPAWLQQRLESVGVGVINNIVDITNFVLMEYGQPLHAFDYHKLTAVKYGLASCALRRIVVRRAVDGEQLTTLDEVERELTADMLVIADAEKSVALAGIMGGYDSEITETTCDVLLESAYFNPSSVRATAKALGISTEASYRFERGADPGVVIAALDRAAQLIAELAGGTVCEGAVDVYPGQQPLTRIQLRPERVNFILGTTIETAEMVQILNRLDFDVETSGDVYQVTVPTFRSDLTREIDLIEEIARVYGYDNIPTTLPKGDIPVPPPNPKTEVHNRIKRFLLAAGMMEAVNYSFCDPNCFDKIRLNANDPLRDTVKLRNPLSPEMSVLRTTLLPSLLENAQHNRNHQIDTIALFEIGSVFIHNNQNGRSDLRIASLEPERVTGILAGQIGEGIYSNPYRQPDFFDIKGLVEGILEVCGIADYTLQKADTPTFHPGRNAAVLLGDRQLGTFGEAHPQVLENYDLPYKAYLFEFDLEGLVDIAVFTKRFEPISIYPKVARDLAIVVDKEILSDMPTELIYATGGDVVESVRLFDVYEGEQVPEGKKSLAYTITYHSATETLTDKAVNALHDKVVERLNQELGAELRM; encoded by the coding sequence ATGAACGTAACCCTGAATTGGCTTAAAACTTACATCGACTTTGACCTTTCTCCAAGCGAACTCGCTGACCGACTCACAATGTTAGGGATTGAGGTTGAATCCATCAAGCAGCTCGGTGCTGGACTTGAAGGTGTCGTCGTCGGCAGTGTTTCCTCTATTCGACCACATCCAAATGCTGACAAACTTGTTCTTTGTCAGGTAGATGTTGGCGAGGTGGAAGAACTCCAGATCGTTTGCGGGGCACCGAACGTCCGAGAGGGCATGCTTGCCCCCGTCGCTACAATCGGGGCGACACTGCCCATCGGTTTAACAATCAAACGCGCCAAACTGCGTGGCGAAACTTCGCAAGGAATGCTCTGCTCTGAAAAGGAGTTAGGACTCTCCGACGATGCAGCCGGTTTAATGGAATTGCCAGCAGATACACCTCTTGGTACACCGCTCTCAGAGGCTCTCAGATTGGACGATGTTGTGTTTGAACTTGAAATTACTCCTAACCGTCCCGATTGCCTCAGTCTGATCGGTATCGCTCGCGAAATCCGAGCGGAAACCGGAAATCCCTTAAAACTTCCATCTGTTGATCTGAAGGAAAGTGAAACTGATATCCAAGAACTAACCTCTGTGACAATCGACGCGCCAGATCTCTGCCCGCGTTACGCAGCACGCGTCATTCAAGGTATTAAAGTTGGAGAATCCCCTGCATGGCTGCAACAACGTCTCGAATCTGTTGGTGTCGGTGTTATTAACAACATTGTCGATATTACGAACTTCGTCCTGATGGAATATGGGCAACCGCTCCACGCTTTCGATTATCACAAACTCACAGCCGTTAAATATGGGCTTGCAAGCTGCGCCCTGAGGCGTATCGTTGTGCGCCGCGCAGTGGACGGTGAACAACTAACAACACTTGACGAAGTTGAACGCGAACTCACCGCTGATATGCTCGTCATCGCTGATGCCGAAAAGTCCGTCGCACTTGCTGGAATTATGGGTGGCTACGATTCTGAGATCACAGAAACGACCTGTGATGTCCTATTGGAGAGTGCTTATTTTAATCCGTCAAGTGTTCGTGCTACCGCAAAAGCGTTGGGAATAAGCACGGAAGCCTCCTACAGATTTGAACGTGGTGCCGATCCGGGCGTAGTCATCGCTGCCCTCGACCGCGCAGCGCAACTCATCGCTGAGTTGGCAGGTGGCACTGTCTGTGAAGGTGCTGTTGATGTCTACCCGGGGCAGCAGCCCTTAACCCGAATTCAACTGCGTCCCGAACGCGTCAATTTCATATTAGGGACTACAATTGAAACGGCGGAAATGGTGCAGATTTTGAATCGTCTCGACTTTGATGTAGAAACTTCAGGAGATGTTTATCAGGTCACTGTACCGACGTTCAGGTCAGACCTTACTCGCGAAATCGACCTCATTGAGGAAATCGCGCGGGTCTACGGTTACGACAATATCCCGACAACACTGCCCAAAGGCGATATTCCGGTACCACCGCCGAACCCAAAGACAGAAGTCCACAACCGTATAAAGCGTTTTCTCCTCGCTGCCGGAATGATGGAGGCGGTGAACTACAGTTTTTGTGATCCCAACTGCTTTGACAAAATTCGGTTGAATGCGAATGATCCGCTTCGCGATACCGTAAAGTTGCGAAACCCCTTGAGTCCAGAGATGTCGGTGCTTCGTACAACATTGCTGCCAAGTCTACTGGAGAACGCACAACACAACCGCAATCACCAAATAGATACTATCGCACTCTTTGAAATAGGAAGTGTTTTCATTCATAATAACCAAAACGGTAGAAGCGATCTCCGAATCGCGTCTCTTGAACCGGAGCGCGTTACAGGTATCCTCGCCGGACAGATTGGCGAAGGCATCTACAGCAACCCGTATCGACAACCGGATTTCTTCGACATCAAAGGTCTCGTGGAAGGAATACTCGAAGTGTGCGGTATTGCCGATTACACCCTGCAGAAAGCAGACACACCAACCTTCCATCCAGGTAGAAATGCAGCGGTGCTATTAGGGGATAGACAACTCGGTACTTTCGGAGAAGCACATCCACAGGTTCTCGAAAATTATGACCTACCGTATAAGGCGTATCTCTTTGAATTCGACCTTGAAGGCTTGGTAGACATTGCAGTGTTTACCAAACGTTTCGAGCCAATCTCCATCTATCCGAAGGTCGCACGAGATCTTGCGATTGTTGTGGATAAGGAGATATTATCAGATATGCCAACAGAACTTATCTATGCGACCGGTGGAGATGTAGTAGAGTCGGTTCGTCTGTTCGACGTTTATGAGGGGGAACAGGTCCCGGAAGGGAAGAAGAGTCTCGCTTATACTATCACCTATCATTCCGCAACCGAAACCTTGACAGACAAAGCCGTCAATGCCCTTCACGACAAGGTTGTTGAACGTCTCAATCAGGAACTTGGTGCGGAACTACGGATGTAG
- a CDS encoding phenylalanine--tRNA ligase subunit alpha, with the protein MKVELQAIQAEALEALKSVQTSDELESFRITYLGPRSKLTEVSKGIKTLSAEERPEIGKLANEVRATLTEAYQAAKQALDRQQQEQQLEAEAVDITLPGRKPAYGKAHPVMQTLERIEAIFRQMGFEVVTGPDIETEYYNFDALNTPADHPARDLHDTFYLMDGHLLRTHTSPVQIRTMENQKPPVRIIVPGKCYRVDYDVSHTPMFHQVEGLLVDKHATFSDLKGILTSFARQMFGDQTQMRFRPHFFPFTEPSAEMDISCAVCQGKGCRSCGGTGWVEILGAGAVDPSVFEAVNYDPEQVTGFAFGMGVERLANLQFRIPDIRTLYENDLRFLRQF; encoded by the coding sequence ATGAAAGTAGAATTACAAGCGATTCAAGCAGAGGCTCTTGAAGCTTTGAAATCGGTGCAAACATCGGACGAGCTTGAATCGTTCCGAATTACCTATCTTGGACCCAGAAGTAAACTAACCGAGGTCAGCAAAGGAATAAAAACGCTTTCCGCAGAGGAGCGCCCAGAGATCGGCAAACTTGCAAATGAGGTCCGTGCTACGCTCACAGAAGCGTATCAAGCGGCAAAGCAGGCATTGGATCGCCAACAACAGGAACAGCAGCTTGAGGCGGAAGCCGTTGACATCACGCTTCCCGGACGAAAGCCTGCCTACGGGAAAGCACACCCCGTGATGCAAACTCTGGAGCGAATTGAGGCGATTTTCCGCCAAATGGGGTTTGAAGTGGTGACAGGACCAGACATTGAGACCGAATATTACAACTTCGATGCCTTGAACACACCCGCCGATCATCCGGCTCGCGACTTACATGATACCTTTTACCTAATGGACGGACACCTGTTACGTACCCATACCTCGCCTGTCCAGATCCGCACCATGGAAAATCAGAAACCACCCGTCCGAATTATCGTGCCGGGGAAATGCTATCGTGTAGATTATGATGTCTCACACACGCCGATGTTCCATCAGGTAGAAGGTCTCCTCGTGGACAAGCACGCCACCTTTAGTGACCTAAAGGGGATTCTGACCTCGTTTGCCCGTCAGATGTTCGGTGACCAAACACAGATGCGATTCCGCCCCCATTTCTTTCCTTTTACAGAACCGAGCGCGGAGATGGACATTTCCTGTGCCGTCTGTCAAGGAAAAGGGTGTCGGAGTTGCGGCGGTACAGGATGGGTTGAAATATTGGGAGCAGGTGCCGTCGATCCATCGGTATTTGAAGCCGTGAACTACGACCCAGAGCAAGTAACGGGGTTCGCCTTCGGTATGGGAGTGGAGAGGCTCGCAAATCTCCAATTCCGCATCCCGGACATCCGCACCCTCTATGAGAACGACCTCCGTTTCCTCCGCCAGTTCTAA
- the rplT gene encoding 50S ribosomal protein L20 produces MARVKTGSVRRKRRSRILKHSKGYRGGRNNLKRTAKEAVEKGWNHAYAHRRARKRDFRRLWIARINAAARLHGLTYSRFIHGLKTAGIELDRKVLADIAVNDEAGFGQLVTLAKG; encoded by the coding sequence ATGGCACGAGTAAAAACAGGGAGTGTCCGCCGTAAACGCCGTAGCCGGATACTTAAGCATTCCAAAGGCTATCGCGGGGGCAGGAATAACCTCAAGCGAACCGCTAAAGAAGCGGTAGAGAAAGGTTGGAACCACGCCTACGCACATAGACGTGCACGGAAACGCGATTTTCGGCGACTTTGGATTGCAAGGATTAACGCCGCCGCCAGATTGCACGGACTCACCTATAGCCGGTTTATCCATGGACTCAAAACCGCCGGTATTGAACTGGATCGAAAAGTCCTCGCCGACATCGCAGTGAATGACGAGGCTGGTTTCGGGCAGCTTGTTACCCTCGCAAAAGGGTAG
- the rpmI gene encoding 50S ribosomal protein L35, whose product MPKMKTHKGAAKRFKFTSKGRIRRKRAYAGHLFISKSAKRKRRLRQATLVDPSNEKRLKRLIHK is encoded by the coding sequence ATGCCGAAAATGAAAACGCATAAAGGCGCAGCGAAACGTTTCAAATTCACGTCGAAAGGTAGAATTCGTCGCAAGCGCGCATACGCAGGACACCTGTTCATTTCAAAATCAGCAAAGCGCAAACGCAGACTGCGACAAGCAACCCTTGTTGATCCCAGCAACGAGAAACGTTTGAAACGCCTCATTCATAAATAA
- the infC gene encoding translation initiation factor IF-3 → MHYKGRRTQRTKERQSRSNYQIRAKEILLIDHENKQLGVMSPRDAMKLAEEVGLDLVEVSPNATPPVCKIMDYGKYQYEKNKRAREARKKQTKVVLKGMQFRPDTAEHDYQFKKRHVEDFLKNGWKVRATVRFRGREMLHTELGKNLLARLKDDLEEIADVEQPPRLETRIMSMILAPKSA, encoded by the coding sequence ATACACTACAAAGGCAGACGTACACAGAGGACGAAGGAAAGACAGAGTCGTTCTAATTATCAGATTCGAGCTAAGGAAATCTTACTGATAGATCACGAGAACAAGCAGTTGGGAGTCATGTCTCCCCGCGATGCCATGAAACTTGCCGAAGAGGTTGGATTGGATTTGGTCGAGGTTTCACCGAACGCCACCCCGCCGGTTTGTAAGATTATGGATTACGGGAAGTATCAGTATGAGAAAAACAAACGCGCTCGTGAGGCTCGAAAGAAACAGACGAAGGTGGTCCTGAAAGGGATGCAGTTCCGTCCAGATACTGCTGAACACGACTACCAGTTCAAAAAGCGGCACGTTGAGGATTTCCTAAAAAACGGCTGGAAGGTTCGCGCGACTGTCCGGTTTCGGGGACGTGAGATGCTCCATACCGAGCTTGGCAAGAATTTACTTGCACGCCTCAAAGACGATCTGGAAGAAATTGCTGATGTGGAACAACCACCACGCTTGGAAACCCGCATCATGTCAATGATCCTCGCACCGAAATCTGCGTAA